The Streptomyces sp. NBC_01275 genome has a segment encoding these proteins:
- a CDS encoding TetR/AcrR family transcriptional regulator, with translation MTSVDEPARPNGRTRDAARTQAEILDVATREFARAGYAGARVDDIAALTRTTKRMIYYYFGGKEQLFTAVLERAYGVIREAEQELDVEHLDPVAAIRRLAELTFDHHEQHPDFIRLVSIENIHEAEHIAASAKLGRIGSPALDVIRRILASGQESGLFTAEVDAVDLHAMISSFCFFRVANRHTFGALFGRDLVDPAQREHYRTMLGDMVIAYLTAERTAD, from the coding sequence ATGACCAGCGTCGACGAACCGGCACGACCGAACGGGCGGACCCGTGACGCCGCCCGCACCCAGGCGGAGATCCTCGACGTGGCGACACGGGAGTTCGCCCGCGCCGGCTACGCCGGGGCCCGGGTCGACGACATCGCGGCCCTCACCCGCACCACGAAGCGGATGATCTACTACTACTTCGGCGGCAAGGAGCAGCTGTTCACCGCCGTCCTGGAGCGGGCGTACGGCGTGATCCGCGAGGCCGAGCAGGAGCTGGACGTCGAGCATCTTGACCCGGTCGCGGCCATCCGCCGGCTGGCGGAGCTGACCTTCGACCACCATGAGCAGCACCCGGACTTCATCCGGCTGGTCAGCATCGAGAACATCCACGAGGCCGAGCACATCGCCGCCTCCGCGAAGCTCGGCAGGATCGGCTCCCCCGCGCTCGACGTGATCCGCCGCATCCTGGCCTCCGGGCAGGAGTCCGGCCTGTTCACGGCCGAGGTGGACGCCGTCGACCTGCACGCGATGATCAGCTCGTTCTGCTTCTTCCGGGTGGCCAACCGGCACACCTTCGGAGCCCTGTTCGGCCGCGACCTCGTCGATCCGGCCCAGCGCGAGCACTACCGCACGATGCTCGGCGACATGGTGATCGCCTACCTGACGGCCGAGCGCACGGCGGACTGA
- a CDS encoding MFS transporter: MSVPAAPRDAAAPPGQPKKAATAAWIGSALEYYDFFIYGSAAALIFPKVFFDESDPATATLLSLATFGVAYAARPVGALFLGHFGDRVGRKQIMVFTLILMGVSTFLIGCLPTRAQVGGLAPVLLVACRVLQGISAAGEQASANSMTLEHAPPHRRGFFTSFTLSGTQGGQLLATLVFIPIAALPEDQLLSWGWRVPFWLSIAVAVVGYVIRRKLEETPAFAAQQATGEVVKLPLAVLLREHWADVLRVIAGALVASVSTIFTVWALAYATSDSVGVDRSSMLWVGALANLVALAAIPLWATLSDRIGRRPVYLIGASGSAVMMFAYLWAISTGSYPLILVLGIVTFGVVYSAANGVWPSFYGEMFSTRVRLSGMAIGTQIGFAAAGFAVTFAAQIAGPDGDDWSSVALFTAALCVPPVIAALSARETAKVPTELLGERAVREAAQPETVTA, translated from the coding sequence GTGTCCGTCCCCGCCGCACCCCGCGACGCCGCCGCGCCGCCCGGCCAGCCGAAGAAAGCCGCCACGGCGGCCTGGATCGGCAGCGCCCTGGAGTACTACGACTTCTTCATCTACGGCAGCGCGGCCGCGCTGATCTTCCCGAAGGTCTTCTTCGACGAGTCCGACCCGGCCACCGCGACCCTGCTCTCCCTGGCCACGTTCGGCGTCGCCTACGCGGCCCGTCCGGTCGGCGCGCTGTTCCTCGGGCACTTCGGCGACCGGGTGGGCCGTAAGCAGATCATGGTCTTCACGCTGATCCTGATGGGCGTCTCGACGTTCCTCATCGGCTGTCTGCCCACCCGCGCCCAGGTCGGCGGCCTCGCGCCCGTGCTGCTGGTCGCCTGCCGGGTCCTGCAGGGCATCTCCGCGGCCGGGGAACAGGCCAGCGCCAACTCCATGACGCTGGAGCACGCGCCGCCGCACCGGCGTGGCTTCTTCACCAGCTTCACCCTCAGCGGCACCCAGGGCGGCCAGCTCCTCGCCACGCTCGTCTTCATCCCGATCGCGGCCCTCCCCGAGGACCAGCTGCTGTCCTGGGGCTGGCGGGTGCCGTTCTGGCTGAGCATCGCGGTCGCCGTCGTCGGCTACGTCATCCGGCGCAAGCTGGAGGAGACCCCGGCCTTCGCCGCCCAGCAGGCCACCGGCGAGGTCGTGAAGCTGCCGCTGGCGGTGCTGCTGCGCGAGCACTGGGCGGACGTCCTGCGGGTGATCGCGGGCGCGCTGGTCGCCTCGGTGAGCACGATATTCACGGTGTGGGCGCTGGCGTACGCGACGAGCGACTCGGTGGGCGTAGACCGCTCCTCGATGCTGTGGGTGGGCGCGCTGGCCAACCTGGTCGCGCTGGCCGCCATCCCCCTGTGGGCCACGCTCTCGGACCGCATCGGCCGCCGCCCGGTGTACCTGATCGGCGCGTCCGGCAGCGCGGTGATGATGTTCGCCTACCTGTGGGCGATCTCCACCGGCTCCTACCCGCTGATCCTGGTCCTGGGCATCGTCACCTTCGGCGTGGTCTACAGCGCGGCGAACGGCGTGTGGCCGTCCTTCTACGGCGAGATGTTCTCCACCCGCGTCCGGCTGTCCGGGATGGCGATCGGCACCCAGATCGGCTTCGCGGCGGCGGGCTTCGCGGTCACGTTCGCCGCGCAGATCGCGGGTCCGGACGGCGACGACTGGTCCTCGGTCGCCCTGTTCACCGCGGCCCTGTGCGTGCCGCCGGTGATCGCGGCCCTGTCGGCGCGCGAGACGGCGAAGGTCCCGACGGAGCTGCTCGGCGAGCGCGCCGTGCGGGAGGCCGCGCAGCCGGAGACGGTGACCGCCTGA
- a CDS encoding TetR/AcrR family transcriptional regulator produces MSHDSEKPDPDLRTRLVDVGVDLVALEGVGALTLREIARRAGVSHGAPRRYFPTHVELLSAIARRGFTELAGRVTTALGDGGARPRAQLAELGRTYLEFALDNPGMYELMFRHELLKSGHLRLRDTSLPLFRTLVDLVGRARPDLRADARTVAGALWANLHGIAQLWGWGSLQLATDTDDFAPLLHTALDAHLGPEGGR; encoded by the coding sequence ATGAGCCATGACTCCGAGAAGCCGGACCCCGACCTGCGGACCCGTCTCGTCGACGTCGGCGTGGACCTGGTGGCCCTGGAAGGCGTCGGCGCGCTGACCCTGCGGGAGATCGCCCGACGGGCCGGCGTCTCGCACGGAGCCCCGCGCCGCTACTTCCCCACGCATGTGGAGCTGCTGTCGGCCATCGCCCGCCGCGGCTTCACCGAGCTGGCCGGGCGGGTGACGACCGCGCTCGGCGACGGCGGCGCGCGTCCGCGCGCCCAACTGGCCGAACTGGGCCGGACCTACCTGGAGTTCGCCCTGGACAACCCCGGGATGTACGAGCTGATGTTCCGTCACGAACTGCTGAAAAGCGGTCATCTGCGGCTGCGGGACACCAGCCTGCCGCTGTTCAGGACCCTGGTGGACCTGGTCGGCCGGGCCCGCCCCGACCTGCGGGCCGACGCCCGCACCGTCGCCGGCGCGCTGTGGGCGAACCTGCACGGCATCGCCCAGCTGTGGGGCTGGGGCAGTCTCCAACTCGCCACGGACACCGACGACTTCGCACCTCTGCTGCATACGGCTCTGGACGCGCATCTCGGGCCGGAGGGCGGCCGGTGA
- a CDS encoding MFS transporter, whose translation MNRPLTLASSVAGAVVVALDGTVLTVARPTMQRDLDASLAQVQWTGTGYLVAVAGLLVFAGRLGDRYGHRRTFAVGMLGFGAASAGLCWAPGVGWVIGLRVVQGVFGALLQPATLGMLRTSFPPDRLRTPIAVRTAAIGLAAAAGPVVGGALVTAFGWRAVFLLNIVPALLFGVLALASREKTRPTVDTPLDVPGSLLLAAALACLAHTLVTLPGVSWSAAGALLAGAAFVRHERRTPVPLLPPAVVGSPAVGASLGLLVAVSAALNGALFACVYLLQDDLGLTPLHTALLSLPLAVLLIAAAPTAAILLRRAGARATVTGATAVLAAGLLVLAEASGQAAFGVGFALLGAGFGTVMVAATHVVVHQAPAASAGVAGALQQTAMNVGPVLGVASATVLMELGTARSPLLVMALAAAAALPVCRALPGRPRPASSTSAAPSAGLPAGGSDAPHTNHGVENDPSRHSLRDHEV comes from the coding sequence GTGAACCGTCCCCTGACGCTGGCGAGCAGCGTGGCCGGGGCCGTGGTGGTCGCCCTGGACGGCACCGTCCTCACGGTCGCCCGGCCCACGATGCAACGCGATCTGGACGCCTCCCTCGCGCAGGTCCAGTGGACCGGCACCGGGTATCTCGTCGCCGTGGCGGGCCTGTTGGTGTTCGCCGGCCGGCTCGGCGACCGGTACGGACACCGGCGGACCTTCGCCGTCGGCATGCTCGGCTTCGGGGCCGCCTCGGCGGGTCTGTGCTGGGCGCCGGGCGTGGGCTGGGTGATCGGACTGCGGGTCGTGCAGGGGGTGTTCGGGGCGCTGTTGCAGCCGGCCACCCTGGGGATGCTGCGCACCTCGTTCCCGCCGGACCGGCTGCGCACCCCGATCGCCGTGCGCACCGCCGCCATCGGGCTGGCGGCGGCGGCCGGACCCGTGGTGGGCGGAGCGCTGGTCACGGCGTTCGGCTGGCGGGCCGTGTTCCTCCTCAACATCGTGCCCGCACTGCTGTTCGGCGTGCTCGCCCTCGCCTCCCGGGAGAAGACGCGGCCGACCGTCGACACCCCGCTGGACGTCCCCGGCTCCCTGCTGCTCGCGGCGGCCCTGGCCTGTCTGGCGCACACCCTGGTCACCCTGCCGGGCGTGAGCTGGTCGGCGGCCGGCGCACTCCTCGCGGGAGCCGCCTTCGTACGCCACGAGCGCCGTACGCCGGTCCCGCTGCTGCCGCCGGCCGTGGTGGGCTCGCCGGCCGTCGGCGCGTCGCTCGGGCTGCTCGTCGCCGTGTCGGCCGCCCTCAACGGCGCGCTGTTCGCCTGCGTCTACCTCCTCCAGGACGATCTGGGGCTCACCCCGCTGCACACCGCCCTGCTCAGCCTGCCGCTGGCCGTGCTGCTGATCGCGGCCGCGCCCACCGCCGCAATCCTGCTGCGCCGGGCCGGCGCGCGCGCCACCGTGACGGGGGCGACGGCCGTCCTCGCCGCCGGTCTCCTCGTCCTGGCCGAAGCCTCGGGCCAGGCGGCCTTCGGCGTCGGGTTCGCACTGCTGGGCGCCGGATTCGGCACGGTGATGGTGGCGGCGACCCATGTCGTCGTACACCAGGCTCCCGCCGCCTCCGCCGGAGTCGCGGGCGCGTTGCAGCAGACGGCGATGAACGTCGGTCCCGTGCTGGGCGTGGCCTCGGCGACCGTGCTCATGGAACTCGGCACCGCCCGCTCGCCCCTGCTCGTGATGGCGCTCGCGGCCGCCGCCGCCCTGCCCGTCTGCCGGGCGCTGCCGGGCCGCCCCCGTCCCGCCTCCTCCACCTCCGCCGCCCCTTCCGCCGGACTCCCGGCTGGTGGAAGCGACGCACCCCACACAAACCACGGCGTCGAAAACGATCCCTCCCGGCATTCCCTACGCGACCATGAGGTCTGA
- a CDS encoding serine hydrolase, translating to MALLRQEVDPSEVGLDAKALDRLDQHVAHYVDEGRLPGFLVAVSRGGRVAHLTAHGHRDVAAGLPVEPDTLYRIYSMTKPVTSVAALILMEEGRLRLDDPVADHLPAFADQRVYVGGSGADLRTRPVEQPLLVRHLMTHTAGLTFAFYHCHPVDALYREAGLESAVLPGSTLAETVEAYARLPLQFEPGTQWNYSVSTNVLGRIIEVVSGQPLDTFLAERIFRPLGMPDAGFQVTDEQAGRLAELYGDADRGGIEPIPGLPLFGRPRFLSGSGGMVASAYDVHRFAELLRRRGELDGVRLLAPETVDLMTRNHLPGGADLRAFGARPAHDEPGNDGVGFGLGVSVVVDPDRTQAPAGLGAYGWSGVATTTFWVDPAHDVTVQFLTQLRPRRSLKLYPDLKRLVHEALTG from the coding sequence ATGGCACTGCTGCGACAAGAGGTCGACCCGAGCGAGGTCGGACTGGACGCGAAGGCGCTGGACCGCCTCGACCAGCACGTCGCCCACTACGTCGACGAGGGACGCCTGCCCGGATTCCTCGTCGCCGTCTCGCGCGGCGGCCGGGTCGCGCACCTCACCGCGCACGGCCACCGCGACGTCGCCGCAGGTCTGCCCGTCGAGCCCGACACCCTCTACCGGATCTACTCCATGACCAAGCCGGTCACCTCGGTCGCCGCGCTGATACTGATGGAGGAGGGCCGACTGCGGCTCGACGACCCGGTCGCCGACCACCTCCCGGCCTTCGCCGACCAGCGGGTCTACGTCGGCGGCTCCGGCGCCGACCTGCGCACCCGGCCGGTCGAGCAGCCGCTCCTGGTACGGCATCTGATGACCCACACCGCGGGCCTGACCTTCGCCTTCTACCACTGTCACCCCGTCGACGCCCTCTACCGCGAGGCCGGGCTGGAGTCGGCGGTGCTGCCGGGCTCGACCCTCGCCGAGACCGTCGAGGCGTACGCGCGGCTGCCGTTGCAGTTCGAGCCGGGCACCCAGTGGAACTACTCGGTGTCCACCAACGTCCTCGGCCGCATCATCGAGGTCGTCTCCGGGCAGCCCCTCGACACCTTCCTCGCCGAGCGGATCTTCCGCCCGCTCGGCATGCCGGACGCCGGCTTCCAGGTCACGGACGAACAGGCCGGCCGCCTTGCGGAGCTGTACGGCGACGCGGACAGGGGCGGAATCGAGCCGATCCCGGGCCTGCCTCTGTTCGGCCGCCCCCGGTTCCTCTCGGGCAGCGGCGGCATGGTCGCGAGCGCCTACGACGTCCACCGCTTCGCGGAGCTGCTGCGCCGGCGCGGCGAGCTGGACGGCGTCCGCCTCCTCGCGCCCGAGACGGTGGACCTCATGACCCGCAACCACCTCCCCGGCGGGGCCGACCTGCGCGCCTTCGGCGCCCGCCCGGCCCATGACGAGCCCGGCAACGACGGCGTCGGCTTCGGCCTGGGCGTCTCCGTGGTCGTCGACCCGGACCGCACCCAGGCCCCCGCCGGCCTCGGCGCCTACGGCTGGAGCGGGGTCGCCACCACGACGTTCTGGGTCGACCCGGCCCATGACGTGACCGTCCAGTTCCTGACCCAGCTCAGGCCGAGGAGGTCGCTCAAGCTCTACCCCGACCTCAAGCGGCTGGTCCATGAGGCGCTGACGGGCTGA
- a CDS encoding shikimate dehydrogenase, with the protein MTKDSYLVGLIGSGIGPSLSPALHEREADRQGLRYLYRLIDIDVLGAAPEAVGDLVRAARDLGFDGLNITHPCKQLVIPHLDALAPQAEALGAVNTVVFEDGRAVGHNTDVTGFAASFARGLPDVPLERVVQLGAGGAGAAVAHATLTLGAGRVTVVDALAERAAALADALNRHFGAGRAAAAGPDRLAELLGDAEGVVHATPTGMAAHPGLPFPAELLHPGLWVAEVVYRPLETELLRTARAVGCAALDGGGMAVFQAVDAFRLFTGREPDSASMLAHFAELAAGVTTPK; encoded by the coding sequence GTGACCAAGGACTCGTATCTCGTCGGGCTGATCGGATCCGGCATCGGGCCGTCGCTCAGTCCGGCGCTGCACGAGCGCGAGGCCGACCGGCAGGGGCTGCGCTACCTCTACCGGCTGATCGACATCGATGTCCTCGGGGCCGCTCCGGAGGCGGTCGGGGACCTGGTGCGGGCCGCCCGCGACCTGGGCTTCGACGGGCTGAACATCACCCACCCCTGCAAGCAGCTGGTGATCCCCCACCTCGACGCCCTCGCCCCGCAGGCCGAGGCGCTCGGCGCGGTGAACACCGTCGTCTTCGAGGACGGCCGGGCCGTCGGCCACAACACGGACGTCACCGGTTTCGCCGCCTCCTTCGCACGCGGTCTGCCCGACGTCCCCCTGGAACGGGTGGTGCAACTCGGCGCGGGCGGCGCGGGCGCGGCCGTCGCGCACGCCACCCTCACCCTCGGCGCGGGTCGGGTCACCGTCGTCGACGCGCTGGCCGAGCGGGCTGCCGCCCTCGCCGACGCGCTGAACCGGCACTTCGGCGCGGGACGGGCCGCCGCGGCGGGCCCCGACCGGCTCGCGGAGCTGCTCGGCGACGCCGAGGGCGTCGTGCACGCCACCCCCACCGGCATGGCCGCCCACCCCGGCCTGCCCTTCCCGGCCGAGCTGCTGCACCCCGGGCTGTGGGTCGCCGAAGTCGTCTACCGCCCGCTGGAGACCGAGCTGCTGCGCACCGCCCGCGCGGTCGGCTGCGCCGCCCTCGACGGCGGCGGCATGGCCGTCTTCCAGGCGGTGGACGCGTTCCGGCTGTTCACCGGCCGGGAACCCGACAGCGCGAGCATGCTCGCCCACTTCGCCGAGCTGGCCGCAGGCGTCACCACCCCGAAGTAA
- a CDS encoding GNAT family N-acetyltransferase yields MIKPERLRADHAEALPAFERENRSHFARTVPDRGDACFSEFPSRLRVLLAEQDAGVCHFHGVVDDRGDLVGRVDLVEVEDGRADLGYRVAERAAGRGVATGAVEEVCRPATEAHRLSALTAAATLDNPASRAVPARTGFTAVDGITLDGRPGVRYRRRLSPSAPHGPAA; encoded by the coding sequence GTGATCAAGCCGGAGCGGCTGCGTGCCGATCACGCGGAGGCCCTGCCGGCCTTCGAGCGCGAGAACCGGAGCCACTTCGCGCGGACCGTGCCGGACCGGGGCGACGCGTGCTTCTCCGAGTTCCCCTCCCGGCTCCGCGTCCTGCTCGCCGAGCAGGACGCCGGGGTGTGTCACTTCCATGGCGTGGTGGACGACCGGGGCGACCTCGTCGGCCGGGTCGATCTCGTGGAGGTCGAGGACGGGAGGGCCGACCTCGGCTACCGGGTCGCCGAGCGCGCCGCGGGCCGGGGCGTGGCGACGGGCGCGGTGGAGGAGGTCTGCCGGCCGGCGACGGAGGCGCACCGGCTGTCCGCCCTCACCGCCGCCGCCACCCTCGACAACCCGGCGTCCAGGGCCGTGCCGGCGCGCACCGGGTTCACGGCCGTGGACGGCATCACCCTCGACGGCCGCCCCGGCGTGCGCTACCGCCGTCGCCTCAGCCCGTCAGCGCCTCATGGACCAGCCGCTTGA
- a CDS encoding bifunctional sugar phosphate isomerase/epimerase/4-hydroxyphenylpyruvate dioxygenase family protein: protein MRTSIATVSLSGSLTEKLTAASRAGFDGVEIFENDLLASPLAPEEVRARCADLGLTIDLYQPMRDIEAVPAEEFARNLRRARRKFELMGRLGTDTVLVCSSVSPLAEDDDALAAEQLSRLADLAQDFGVRVAYEALAWGRHVSTYDHAWRIVETAGHPALGTCLDSFHILSRSPEPKDLEGIADIPGEKIFFLQLADAPLLGMDVLQWSRHHRCFPGQGGFDVAGLVRHVLRAGYDGPLSLEVFNDVFRQAEAGPTAVDARRSLLVLQDQVGLTALPAPAAPTGFAFAELVTPDAEPVRALLTGLGFARTARHRGKPVELWEQGEARLLVNTGPAALRHSRLRSLGGTPVDGTCLAAIGLESPDPAAAARRAEALLAPVLPRRRAAEDAPLDAVAAPDGTELFLCATHRPGLPDWRADFEDVPHAAAVAGVRRIDHVALTQPWHHFDEAVLFHRSVLGLDAQESVDVADPYGLLRSRAVATADGGVRLPLTVGAAPGDDTAQARHIALATDDVVAAARRFTEAGGRLLPIPANYYDDLAARFTFADGEWETYRALGILYDRDAHGVFRHCYTHTVGRVFFELVQRDDGYQGYGAANAPVRLAAQRAGR from the coding sequence GTGCGTACATCCATCGCCACCGTCTCCCTCAGCGGATCCCTCACCGAGAAGCTCACGGCCGCCTCCCGGGCCGGCTTCGACGGAGTCGAGATCTTCGAGAACGACCTGCTCGCCAGCCCCCTCGCCCCCGAGGAGGTCCGCGCCCGCTGCGCCGACCTCGGCCTCACCATCGACCTCTACCAGCCGATGCGGGACATCGAGGCCGTGCCCGCCGAGGAGTTCGCCCGCAACCTGCGCCGCGCCCGGCGCAAGTTCGAGCTGATGGGCCGGCTCGGCACGGACACCGTCCTGGTCTGTTCCAGCGTCTCCCCGCTCGCCGAGGACGACGACGCCCTCGCCGCCGAGCAGCTCAGCCGCCTCGCCGACCTCGCCCAGGACTTCGGCGTCCGCGTCGCCTACGAGGCGCTCGCCTGGGGACGGCACGTCAGCACGTACGACCACGCCTGGCGGATCGTCGAGACGGCGGGACACCCGGCGCTCGGCACCTGCCTGGACAGCTTCCACATCCTGTCCCGCAGCCCGGAACCCAAGGACCTCGAAGGCATCGCCGACATCCCCGGCGAGAAGATCTTCTTCCTCCAGCTGGCCGACGCCCCGCTGCTCGGCATGGACGTCCTGCAGTGGAGCCGCCACCACCGCTGCTTCCCCGGACAGGGCGGCTTCGACGTCGCCGGCCTCGTCCGGCACGTACTGCGCGCCGGATACGACGGTCCGCTCTCCCTCGAGGTCTTCAACGACGTCTTCCGGCAGGCCGAGGCCGGCCCGACCGCCGTGGACGCCCGCCGCTCCCTGCTCGTGCTCCAGGACCAGGTCGGCCTCACCGCCCTGCCCGCCCCCGCCGCCCCCACCGGATTCGCCTTCGCCGAGCTGGTCACCCCCGACGCCGAACCCGTCCGCGCCCTCCTCACCGGCCTCGGCTTCGCCCGCACCGCCCGCCACCGCGGCAAACCCGTCGAGCTGTGGGAACAGGGCGAGGCCCGACTGCTGGTCAACACCGGCCCGGCCGCCCTCCGCCACTCTCGGCTTCGCTCGCTCGGGGGGACCCCCGTCGACGGCACCTGTCTCGCCGCGATCGGCCTGGAGTCACCCGACCCGGCCGCCGCCGCCCGCCGCGCCGAGGCCCTGCTCGCCCCCGTGCTGCCCCGCCGCCGCGCCGCCGAGGACGCCCCGCTCGACGCCGTGGCCGCCCCCGACGGCACGGAGCTCTTCCTGTGCGCCACACACCGCCCCGGACTGCCCGACTGGCGCGCCGACTTCGAGGACGTCCCGCACGCCGCGGCCGTCGCCGGCGTCCGCCGCATCGACCATGTGGCGCTGACCCAGCCCTGGCACCACTTCGACGAGGCGGTCCTCTTCCATCGCAGCGTCCTCGGCCTCGACGCCCAGGAGAGCGTGGACGTCGCCGACCCCTACGGGCTGCTGCGCAGCCGGGCCGTCGCCACCGCCGACGGCGGCGTCCGCCTCCCGCTCACCGTCGGCGCGGCCCCCGGCGACGACACCGCCCAGGCCCGGCACATCGCCCTGGCCACCGATGACGTGGTCGCCGCGGCCCGCCGCTTCACCGAGGCCGGCGGCCGACTGCTGCCGATCCCCGCGAACTACTACGACGACCTCGCGGCCCGCTTCACCTTCGCCGACGGCGAGTGGGAGACCTACCGCGCCCTCGGCATCCTCTACGACCGCGACGCCCACGGCGTCTTCCGGCACTGCTACACGCACACCGTCGGCCGCGTCTTCTTCGAACTCGTCCAGCGCGACGACGGCTACCAGGGCTACGGCGCGGCCAACGCACCGGTGCGGCTGGCGGCCCAGCGCGCCGGGCGCTGA
- a CDS encoding saccharopine dehydrogenase family protein, whose translation MSERVAASGAVHWVGAGLSTGSGLADLCAHTGRVRLWHRTTERAAQALDRLGLTGRVEPRAYTLDALTAELAPGDVVVSMLPAPEHAPLLAACVAERAHFACSSYVSDAVLEQAPAAAEAGLVVLTEAGLDPGIDHLFAHSLVARAGTAVGAGVPASYRLTSYCGGVPAVPNDFRYRFSWAPLGVLNALRSPARYVEDGVEVEVARPWEATRGHVVDGNGALDGNDGTAAETFEVYPNRDSLPFIEQYELPGAWRPEAFVRGTLRLDGWLRAWDPVFEELKDGDDARIAALARDLAAAHPTTDADRDRVVLAVSLDVDADNGVAWSGSCLLDLTGDARESAMARCVSRTLALGVRHILDGSLPPGLSRAAETAARSEQWLRELGDEGLEFTVRVDG comes from the coding sequence GTGTCTGAGCGGGTCGCCGCATCCGGCGCAGTCCACTGGGTCGGGGCCGGGCTGTCCACGGGCAGCGGTCTGGCCGACCTGTGCGCCCACACCGGCCGGGTGCGGCTGTGGCACCGTACGACGGAGCGCGCGGCGCAGGCCCTGGACCGGCTGGGCCTGACCGGACGCGTCGAGCCGCGCGCGTACACCCTCGACGCGCTCACGGCCGAACTGGCCCCCGGGGACGTCGTGGTGTCGATGCTGCCCGCGCCCGAGCACGCCCCGCTGCTGGCGGCCTGCGTGGCCGAGCGCGCCCACTTCGCCTGCTCCAGCTATGTGTCGGACGCGGTCCTGGAGCAGGCGCCCGCCGCCGCCGAGGCCGGGCTCGTGGTGCTGACCGAGGCCGGTCTCGACCCGGGCATCGACCATCTCTTCGCGCACAGCCTCGTCGCCCGGGCCGGCACGGCCGTCGGCGCGGGCGTCCCCGCCTCCTACCGACTCACCTCCTACTGCGGAGGCGTCCCCGCCGTCCCCAACGACTTCCGCTACCGCTTCAGCTGGGCGCCCCTCGGAGTCCTCAACGCCCTGCGCTCGCCCGCGCGTTACGTCGAGGACGGCGTCGAGGTCGAGGTCGCCCGGCCGTGGGAGGCCACCCGGGGGCACGTCGTCGACGGGAACGGCGCGCTCGACGGGAACGACGGGACGGCCGCGGAGACCTTCGAGGTCTACCCCAACCGCGACAGCCTGCCCTTCATCGAGCAGTACGAGCTGCCGGGGGCCTGGCGGCCGGAGGCCTTCGTGCGCGGCACCCTGCGCCTGGACGGCTGGCTGCGGGCCTGGGACCCGGTGTTCGAGGAGCTGAAGGACGGCGACGACGCCCGGATCGCCGCCCTGGCCCGGGATTTGGCCGCCGCCCACCCCACCACGGACGCCGACCGCGACCGCGTGGTCCTCGCGGTGTCCCTGGACGTCGACGCCGACAACGGCGTGGCGTGGTCCGGGAGTTGTCTGCTCGACCTGACCGGGGACGCGCGGGAGAGCGCCATGGCCCGCTGCGTCTCCCGCACTCTCGCCCTCGGCGTCCGGCACATCCTGGACGGCTCCCTGCCGCCGGGGCTGAGCCGGGCGGCGGAGACCGCGGCACGCTCGGAGCAGTGGCTGCGCGAACTCGGCGACGAAGGGCTGGAGTTCACCGTGCGCGTCGACGGCTGA
- a CDS encoding PPOX class F420-dependent oxidoreductase, protein MTQDTTHDTQNALLALLSEGRGGVLVTLKRDGRPQLSNVTHLYYPDEGVIRISITDDRAKTRNLRRDPRASYHVTTPGHRAYTVVEATADLTPVAADPHDETVEELVRLYRDLAGEHPDWDDYRAAMVRDRRLVLRLRVERAYGIPAGADEG, encoded by the coding sequence ATGACTCAGGACACGACGCACGACACGCAGAACGCACTGCTCGCGCTGCTCTCCGAGGGCCGCGGCGGGGTACTGGTCACCCTCAAGCGCGACGGCCGCCCCCAGCTGTCGAACGTCACCCACCTCTACTACCCGGACGAGGGCGTCATCCGGATCTCGATCACGGACGACCGCGCGAAGACCCGCAACCTGCGCCGCGACCCCCGGGCGTCGTACCACGTGACCACCCCCGGCCACCGTGCCTACACGGTCGTCGAGGCCACCGCCGACCTCACGCCCGTCGCCGCGGACCCCCACGACGAGACCGTCGAGGAACTCGTCCGCCTCTACCGCGACCTCGCGGGCGAGCACCCCGACTGGGACGACTACCGCGCCGCCATGGTCCGCGACCGCCGCCTGGTCCTGCGGCTGCGGGTGGAACGGGCGTACGGCATCCCGGCGGGCGCCGACGAGGGCTGA